The proteins below are encoded in one region of Myxococcales bacterium:
- a CDS encoding alpha/beta hydrolase, which yields MSRDKSPRLRTRLRKHAGSVMVENFFLGLARMGRLHPKSKPARHDVEVIRDVPYDDTGLPAHRLDIYRPKSLARGEVERVPVVLYVHGGGFRILSKETHWIMGLAFARRGYLVFNISYRLAPKHPFPAAVRDAAAALEWVRKNAESYGGDLDRLVFAGESAGANLVTSLALMTSYERPEPWAARVFESGIRPKAVVAACGIYHVSDIARFRRRWPHMSGFIHDRLSEVSEAYLGDLAAHEPQDLELADPLIVLERGDVPSRPLPAFFAPCGTSDPLIDDTQRLAEALGKLGVECEARYYKGELHAFHALIVTPNARRCWGHTYAFLERQLGPARALEDDKSPLERGSR from the coding sequence ATGTCACGTGACAAGTCTCCCCGTCTGCGCACCCGGCTCCGGAAACACGCGGGCTCCGTCATGGTCGAGAACTTCTTCCTCGGCCTCGCGCGCATGGGGCGCTTGCACCCGAAATCGAAGCCGGCGCGGCACGACGTCGAGGTGATTCGGGATGTGCCGTACGACGACACCGGCCTGCCGGCGCATCGTCTCGACATCTATCGACCGAAATCCCTGGCGCGGGGCGAAGTCGAGCGAGTGCCCGTCGTGCTCTACGTGCACGGCGGCGGTTTTCGCATCCTGAGCAAGGAGACCCACTGGATCATGGGGCTCGCCTTCGCCCGGCGCGGATACCTCGTGTTCAACATCAGCTACCGACTCGCGCCCAAGCACCCATTTCCCGCCGCCGTTCGCGACGCGGCAGCTGCGCTCGAATGGGTGAGGAAGAACGCCGAGAGCTACGGCGGTGATCTCGATCGCCTCGTGTTCGCCGGCGAGAGCGCCGGCGCGAACCTGGTGACGTCACTCGCGCTGATGACCAGCTACGAGCGCCCCGAGCCGTGGGCTGCACGGGTGTTCGAAAGCGGGATCCGGCCCAAGGCCGTGGTGGCGGCCTGCGGCATCTACCACGTCAGCGACATCGCCCGGTTTCGCCGGCGCTGGCCCCACATGAGTGGCTTCATCCACGATCGCTTGAGCGAGGTGAGCGAGGCTTATCTCGGCGACTTGGCCGCTCACGAACCTCAGGACCTCGAGCTGGCCGACCCCCTCATCGTGCTCGAGCGCGGCGACGTGCCGTCCCGACCGCTACCGGCGTTCTTCGCCCCCTGTGGCACCTCCGACCCTTTGATTGACGACACCCAGCGGCTGGCCGAGGCCCTCGGCAAGCTGGGTGTCGAGTGTGAGGCGCGATACTACAAAGGCGAGCTCCACGCCTTTCATGCGCTCATCGTGACGCCCAACGCACGGCGCTGCTGGGGGCACACGTACGCATTCCTGGAACGCCAGCTGGGGCCTGCTCGAGCGCTGGAAGACGACAAGTCCCCACTCGAGCGAGGGTCCCGGTGA
- a CDS encoding cyclic nucleotide-binding domain-containing protein yields MSDDRTRRLGPTAKPESQSEPLQLAVNGAESDTLAHESELNESVRVHAADGQPSTQRSATVPVHRAERFEDQGEIARGGMGVVHRVFDHALLRTVAEKRLHDSVRLLPGAAARFLEEAQITGQLDHPNIVPVHDIGVDEDGAVNSISMKWVKGQTLKELIARAHTQGLTGSDIEELLEVFLKLCDAVAFAHSRGVVHRDLKPDNVMVGSHGQVYVMDWGIARLSAGARPSDLSVDAGAFGAHERPPAERSRAVLGTPAYMAPEQADGRVADIDERTDVFGLGAILYRILTGRAPHAASTSEEAIEKSIRGQIEHPEKVVTHLRLPPGLVRIAMKALSRDPAARYPSVEELHVAISDFMRGGGWFRTHALPAGTVIVREGDQPDAAYIINSGRCEAYRVRDGKRESLRIMHPGEAFGEAAIFADQPRTASVVALDDVEVMEITLDALEQECGPRSWMRTFVTALAERFLDANRELTELKKSRVG; encoded by the coding sequence GTGAGCGACGACAGAACGCGCCGACTTGGACCAACGGCCAAACCAGAGAGCCAGTCCGAGCCGCTTCAGCTTGCGGTCAACGGCGCGGAGTCCGACACGCTTGCTCACGAGTCGGAGCTCAACGAGAGTGTGCGGGTTCACGCGGCGGACGGTCAGCCGAGCACCCAGCGCTCCGCGACCGTACCGGTTCATCGCGCCGAGCGCTTCGAAGACCAAGGCGAAATCGCCCGCGGCGGCATGGGCGTGGTCCACCGAGTCTTCGATCACGCCCTCTTGCGTACGGTCGCGGAGAAACGCCTGCACGACTCGGTGCGCCTGCTGCCGGGCGCCGCCGCTCGGTTCCTAGAGGAGGCGCAGATCACCGGACAGCTCGACCACCCGAACATCGTTCCGGTGCACGACATCGGCGTCGACGAAGACGGTGCCGTCAACAGCATCAGCATGAAATGGGTGAAGGGGCAGACGCTGAAAGAGCTGATCGCCCGGGCGCACACGCAGGGCCTCACCGGCTCCGACATCGAGGAATTGCTCGAGGTTTTTCTCAAATTGTGCGACGCAGTGGCGTTCGCTCACAGCCGCGGTGTGGTTCATCGAGATCTGAAACCCGACAACGTGATGGTGGGCAGCCACGGTCAGGTCTACGTGATGGATTGGGGCATCGCGCGCCTGTCGGCCGGCGCGCGTCCGTCCGATCTGAGTGTGGATGCCGGGGCCTTCGGTGCCCACGAACGGCCACCGGCGGAACGCTCTCGAGCCGTGCTCGGCACGCCGGCATACATGGCGCCGGAACAAGCCGATGGCCGCGTTGCGGACATCGACGAGCGCACAGACGTCTTCGGCCTCGGTGCAATCCTCTATCGTATCCTGACCGGGCGCGCGCCTCATGCGGCGTCAACGTCGGAGGAGGCCATCGAGAAGAGCATCCGCGGGCAGATCGAGCATCCCGAGAAGGTCGTCACCCATCTGCGGCTGCCCCCAGGCCTGGTCCGCATTGCGATGAAGGCGCTCAGCCGCGATCCCGCAGCGCGTTACCCGAGTGTCGAAGAGCTCCACGTCGCCATTTCGGACTTCATGCGGGGAGGAGGTTGGTTCCGGACCCATGCGCTGCCGGCCGGCACCGTGATCGTACGGGAGGGTGACCAACCCGACGCGGCCTACATCATCAACAGCGGGCGTTGTGAGGCGTACCGGGTGCGCGACGGAAAGCGCGAGTCGCTGCGCATCATGCATCCCGGCGAGGCCTTTGGTGAGGCCGCGATCTTCGCCGACCAGCCCCGCACTGCCAGTGTCGTCGCGCTCGATGACGTCGAGGTGATGGAGATCACCCTGGACGCCCTCGAGCAGGAGTGCGGGCCGCGTTCGTGGATGCGGACCTTCGTGACCGCGCTGGCGGAGCGCTTTCTGGATGCAAACCGGGAACTTACGGAGCTCAAAAAGAGCCGCGTCGGGTGA
- a CDS encoding YjbQ family protein has translation MAVHQQVLEVRTRGRGFSDLTGSVREVVEASGVRDGVCTVFVQHTSASLVISENADPDVLRDLGDWMSELAPESRHWAHDAEGADDMPAHARAAVTKTSETVPIIAGRLALGTWQAVYLWEHRARPHTRRVVVMVMGE, from the coding sequence GTGGCGGTACATCAGCAAGTGTTGGAGGTTCGCACGCGCGGCCGAGGGTTCTCGGATCTCACCGGCTCCGTGCGAGAGGTGGTGGAGGCGAGTGGGGTTCGAGACGGCGTCTGCACGGTGTTCGTTCAACACACCTCCGCCAGCCTGGTCATCTCCGAGAACGCTGATCCCGACGTGCTCAGGGACCTCGGAGACTGGATGAGTGAGCTCGCGCCCGAGTCCCGCCACTGGGCCCACGACGCCGAAGGGGCCGACGACATGCCCGCCCACGCGCGCGCAGCAGTCACCAAGACCTCGGAGACGGTCCCGATCATCGCCGGGCGCCTCGCCCTCGGAACCTGGCAGGCCGTGTACCTGTGGGAGCACCGCGCGCGCCCCCACACACGCCGAGTCGTTGTAATGGTCATGGGAGAGTGA
- a CDS encoding fibronectin type III domain-containing protein, giving the protein MAHRINSWVKNGALRLAILSAGASTLFVASTALAVGTRTFSLDKGDDFKGGDLKGVAVDSSGKVRAGLSLGATSVSDASTIWAVLPEKDGGFLLGTGNEGKLLRLKAGKVSTVAETKALVITSLAEAWGGTVVMGTLPDGKLMKLDRGKVTDLATLKGAEHIWSVAFDKKSKSVFAATGPEGKLFRIDQNGTAQVYFDAPEQHLMSVAVAPDGTVYAGSGDKAKLYKVTGPGRGAVMHDFGRTEVRAISVNAKGEVFAIANEIQSGAYAPTRRDRMAPGAAGPTQKPPKTKGKGTLVQFDTDGTPDVLLDEKEEHFTSLTLGDDGKPYVGTGAEGRVYSVDDAHNSVLVADTEERMVGALSMSGKNKFVVSSDPAVFHSVRGVGGNDSVWTSKVLDAGIRAKWGRMSWVSTGPLELSTRSGNSKDPDDTWSAWGKGLAAPGLADAPTARFLQVRARWNKDATAVLSELTVPFVTDNLRAVITSVEATGGKSSSSSDAVPQSGGPVDGTASTKVALTWKVDNPDKDKLRYKLQYRLVGTTTWYELTKPTEKLTSETYSWETSDLPEGEYRVRVTASDELSNPPGRVRKHTLESGVVLVDNTAPRIEGLQVTGRRISGRAIDGVGPIQRIEVSVVGSDEWYPFEPKDGIFDEQSEAFEADLSSFAPAGAQLVSIRVYDKANNFVVRNVSLK; this is encoded by the coding sequence GTGGCTCATCGAATCAATTCTTGGGTGAAGAACGGCGCGCTTCGGCTCGCGATCCTGTCCGCCGGAGCGAGCACGCTCTTCGTGGCGTCGACTGCGCTTGCGGTGGGAACACGCACCTTCTCGCTGGACAAAGGCGACGACTTCAAGGGCGGTGACCTGAAAGGGGTGGCCGTCGACTCGAGCGGCAAGGTCCGCGCGGGGCTGTCCCTGGGAGCCACGAGTGTCAGCGACGCTTCGACCATCTGGGCCGTGCTCCCGGAGAAGGACGGGGGCTTTCTGCTCGGCACCGGTAACGAAGGGAAACTCCTGCGCCTCAAGGCAGGCAAGGTCTCGACCGTGGCCGAGACCAAGGCCCTGGTCATCACGTCGCTGGCCGAGGCCTGGGGCGGCACCGTCGTGATGGGGACCCTGCCGGACGGCAAGCTGATGAAGCTGGACCGGGGCAAGGTGACCGATCTGGCCACCCTGAAAGGGGCCGAGCACATCTGGTCCGTGGCCTTCGACAAGAAATCGAAGAGTGTGTTCGCCGCGACGGGCCCCGAAGGAAAGCTGTTCCGCATCGATCAGAACGGTACCGCGCAGGTCTATTTCGATGCGCCCGAACAGCACCTGATGAGCGTGGCGGTTGCGCCGGACGGCACGGTCTACGCCGGCTCCGGTGACAAGGCGAAGCTGTACAAGGTGACCGGGCCCGGGCGTGGCGCCGTCATGCACGACTTCGGTCGCACCGAGGTTCGGGCCATCAGTGTCAACGCGAAGGGAGAGGTCTTCGCGATTGCCAACGAGATCCAGTCGGGGGCGTACGCGCCGACCCGTCGTGACCGCATGGCCCCCGGTGCAGCGGGGCCCACCCAGAAGCCGCCAAAGACCAAGGGCAAGGGCACCTTGGTGCAGTTCGACACCGACGGCACGCCGGACGTGCTCCTGGACGAGAAGGAAGAGCACTTCACCAGCCTGACCCTGGGCGACGACGGAAAACCCTACGTCGGAACCGGGGCGGAAGGCCGCGTCTACAGCGTGGACGACGCCCACAATTCGGTGCTGGTCGCGGACACCGAGGAGCGGATGGTCGGAGCGCTGTCGATGTCGGGCAAGAACAAGTTCGTGGTCTCGAGTGACCCGGCGGTGTTCCACTCGGTCCGAGGAGTCGGCGGCAACGACAGCGTCTGGACGAGCAAGGTGCTCGACGCCGGGATCCGCGCCAAGTGGGGACGCATGAGCTGGGTATCGACCGGCCCCCTCGAGCTCTCGACTCGCAGCGGCAACAGCAAGGACCCTGATGACACCTGGAGCGCATGGGGCAAGGGGCTCGCGGCGCCGGGGTTGGCGGACGCACCGACCGCTCGTTTCCTGCAGGTGCGCGCCCGCTGGAACAAGGACGCAACCGCGGTGCTGTCGGAGCTCACGGTCCCCTTCGTCACCGACAACCTTCGCGCCGTCATCACGAGTGTCGAGGCGACGGGCGGAAAGAGCTCGAGCTCGTCGGATGCGGTGCCTCAGTCGGGTGGCCCCGTCGACGGCACGGCCAGCACCAAGGTTGCGCTCACCTGGAAGGTGGACAACCCCGACAAGGACAAACTCCGCTACAAACTCCAGTACCGCCTGGTGGGCACGACGACCTGGTACGAGTTGACGAAGCCGACCGAGAAGCTCACCAGCGAGACCTACTCCTGGGAGACGTCGGATTTGCCCGAGGGTGAGTACCGGGTGCGCGTTACGGCCAGTGACGAGCTGTCCAATCCGCCGGGGCGGGTGCGCAAGCACACGCTCGAGAGCGGGGTCGTGTTGGTGGACAACACGGCGCCGCGCATCGAGGGACTGCAGGTCACCGGTCGGCGCATTTCGGGTCGCGCCATCGACGGCGTCGGGCCCATTCAGCGCATCGAGGTCAGCGTCGTGGGTTCCGACGAGTGGTACCCCTTCGAGCCGAAAGACGGCATCTTCGACGAGCAGAGCGAAGCGTTCGAGGCCGACCTATCGAGCTTCGCGCCGGCGGGTGCACAGCTCGTCAGCATCCGCGTCTACGACAAGGCCAACAACTTCGTCGTGCGCAACGTCTCTTTGAAGTGA
- a CDS encoding YihY/virulence factor BrkB family protein encodes MSRLSSKIESLLSRLGQVVVDYMDRGPARRGLYSLGMGMARHNAARIASAMAFNLFLAAIPMLALAGWLAAHLLGQSHEAMDVMSLYMNLTPLELHDIVQKNFQRFKGGAVAPIAVVGSLWLASSAFHMLMSVFEQAVRAKRRPWWKKRLIALTCVLACNLIFAGSTVLAVAIAGGPSRILGFFQTGQEMAAERVAAIVIALLAATVALAVFFRIAVDRPGLNRRIWPGASATVAIGGIASSAFGYYARSIQSFAVFYGSLAAVAIALAWLWIWCAALLLGAELNAQLEGGERVAPPSTIRLGLRPRRLTDV; translated from the coding sequence ATGTCCCGCCTGAGCTCGAAAATCGAATCACTCCTCTCACGCCTGGGACAAGTGGTCGTCGACTACATGGATCGCGGACCCGCGCGGCGGGGGCTGTACTCGCTGGGCATGGGCATGGCGCGCCACAACGCGGCGCGCATCGCCAGTGCGATGGCGTTCAACCTGTTCTTGGCCGCCATCCCGATGCTGGCGCTCGCAGGCTGGCTCGCAGCTCACCTCCTGGGTCAGAGCCACGAAGCCATGGACGTGATGTCCCTCTACATGAACCTCACGCCGCTCGAGTTGCACGACATCGTCCAGAAGAATTTTCAGCGTTTCAAGGGCGGCGCGGTGGCTCCCATCGCAGTCGTCGGCTCGCTGTGGCTCGCGTCGAGTGCCTTCCACATGTTGATGAGTGTGTTCGAGCAGGCGGTCCGAGCGAAGCGGCGCCCGTGGTGGAAAAAACGCCTGATCGCGCTGACCTGTGTGCTGGCGTGTAACTTGATCTTCGCGGGCAGCACGGTGCTCGCAGTGGCCATCGCCGGCGGGCCGTCGCGGATCCTGGGATTCTTTCAGACTGGCCAGGAAATGGCCGCGGAGCGTGTGGCAGCCATTGTCATTGCGCTGCTCGCGGCAACCGTCGCGCTCGCAGTCTTTTTCCGGATCGCGGTCGACAGGCCCGGCCTCAACCGCCGCATCTGGCCGGGCGCATCGGCAACGGTTGCAATCGGCGGCATCGCCTCGAGCGCATTCGGTTACTACGCTCGAAGCATCCAGAGTTTTGCCGTATTCTACGGCAGCCTGGCCGCCGTCGCGATAGCGCTGGCCTGGCTCTGGATCTGGTGTGCGGCACTGCTCTTGGGAGCCGAGCTCAACGCTCAGCTCGAGGGCGGTGAGCGCGTCGCACCGCCGAGCACGATTCGTCTCGGGCTCAGACCGAGACGCCTGACCGACGTTTGA